The Paraburkholderia sp. ZP32-5 genome includes a window with the following:
- the rpsR gene encoding 30S ribosomal protein S18 — translation MPRPTGKKFDKRRQQQNPLFKRKKFCRFTAAGVEYIDYKDIETLKDFIGENGKITPARLTGTKAHYQRQLDTAIKRARFLALMPYTDQHKA, via the coding sequence ATGCCCCGCCCGACTGGTAAGAAATTCGACAAGCGTCGTCAGCAACAGAATCCGCTCTTCAAGCGCAAGAAGTTTTGCCGTTTCACGGCTGCTGGCGTCGAATACATCGACTACAAAGACATCGAAACGCTGAAGGACTTCATCGGCGAGAACGGCAAGATCACGCCGGCGCGTCTCACGGGTACCAAGGCTCACTATCAACGCCAGCTGGACACGGCTATCAAGCGCGCGCGTTTCCTCGCGCTGATGCCGTACACCGACCAGCACAAGGCCTAA
- a CDS encoding asparaginase, whose product MNTSSSSPNLPNSSSQSAARALPRIAVLATGGTIAGAAADAANTSGYQAGVVGVGQLLAAVPALSTVARIAPEQIASIDSKDMALPLWTTLAQRINTLLASDDVDGVVVTHGTDTLEETAYLLHLTVKSDKPVVLTAAMRPASALSADGPLNLLNAVTVAAHAVARGQGVLVAFNNRIHSARDVVKTSTYAVDAFQSPEIGALGWVQDGRVEFQRTVVRAHTLASEFSIDAAWPAVEIIASYAGVSRIAVDALVGAGVGGIVVAGTGNGSIHQALQQALADAASRGVAVVRASRVGSGHVMRNGAAADDALGFVSAGSLNPYKARVLLMLALAAGVTGAAALQRVFDTY is encoded by the coding sequence ATGAATACCTCATCTTCTTCCCCGAATCTCCCGAATTCGTCGAGCCAGAGCGCAGCGCGCGCGCTGCCGCGCATCGCCGTGCTGGCGACCGGCGGCACGATCGCCGGCGCGGCTGCCGATGCGGCCAACACGTCCGGTTATCAGGCGGGCGTCGTCGGTGTCGGCCAACTGCTCGCGGCGGTGCCGGCGTTATCGACGGTCGCGCGGATCGCGCCCGAGCAGATCGCCAGCATCGATAGCAAAGACATGGCGCTGCCGTTGTGGACCACGCTCGCGCAACGCATCAATACGCTGCTCGCCAGCGATGATGTCGATGGCGTAGTCGTCACGCACGGCACCGATACGCTCGAAGAAACCGCCTACCTGCTGCACCTGACCGTCAAGTCGGACAAGCCCGTCGTGCTGACGGCGGCGATGCGTCCGGCGTCGGCATTGTCGGCCGATGGTCCGTTGAATCTGCTGAACGCGGTGACTGTTGCGGCGCATGCGGTCGCGCGCGGGCAGGGCGTGCTGGTCGCTTTCAACAACCGGATTCATAGCGCGCGCGACGTCGTGAAGACCAGCACCTACGCGGTCGATGCGTTCCAGTCGCCGGAGATCGGTGCGCTGGGCTGGGTGCAGGACGGCCGGGTCGAATTCCAGCGCACGGTGGTGCGCGCGCATACGCTCGCGAGCGAATTCTCGATCGACGCGGCGTGGCCGGCGGTGGAAATCATCGCGAGCTATGCGGGTGTGTCGCGTATCGCGGTCGATGCGCTCGTTGGCGCTGGGGTGGGCGGGATCGTCGTCGCGGGAACCGGTAACGGGTCGATACATCAGGCGCTGCAACAGGCGCTCGCCGATGCCGCGTCGCGCGGCGTGGCGGTGGTACGCGCGTCGCGCGTCGGCTCGGGACACGTGATGCGCAACGGCGCGGCCGCGGATGACGCGCTCGGTTTCGTCAGCGCGGGTTCGCTGAATCCGTACAAGGCGAGGGTGCTGTTGATGCTGGCGCTTGCCGCGGGCGTGACCGGCGCGGCTGCGTTGCAGAGGGTGTTCGATACGTACTGA
- the priB gene encoding primosomal replication protein N, with translation MNRLQLTASVVEREPVRYTPAGVPIASCTLHHRTEVVEAGIARQVELTMQAVAAGEASGRLENCQMGVETLFTGFLAKKHRNARTLVFHITALQDIGKD, from the coding sequence ATGAACCGGCTGCAACTCACGGCGAGCGTCGTCGAACGCGAACCGGTGCGGTATACCCCCGCCGGCGTTCCGATTGCAAGCTGCACGTTGCACCACCGCACGGAAGTCGTCGAGGCGGGCATTGCCCGCCAGGTCGAGCTGACCATGCAGGCGGTTGCCGCGGGCGAAGCGAGCGGTAGGCTCGAAAACTGTCAGATGGGCGTCGAAACGCTCTTCACGGGTTTTCTGGCGAAAAAGCACCGTAACGCGCGAACTCTGGTATTTCACATCACAGCATTGCAGGACATTGGAAAGGACTAA
- the rplI gene encoding 50S ribosomal protein L9, translating into MQIILLEKVVNLGNLGDIVKVKDGYARNFLIPNKQARRATKEALAEFEVRRAELEKIAAEKLAAAQAQGEKLAGQTVQISQKAGVDGRLFGSVTNADIAEALGKQGFAVEKAQVRLPEGPLKMVGEHAVQVSLHTDVLVDVTVAVIGEHV; encoded by the coding sequence ATGCAAATCATTCTTCTGGAAAAAGTCGTCAATCTGGGCAACCTTGGCGATATCGTGAAGGTCAAGGACGGTTACGCACGTAACTTCCTGATCCCGAACAAGCAAGCTCGCCGTGCAACGAAGGAAGCGCTCGCCGAATTCGAAGTGCGCCGCGCGGAACTCGAAAAGATCGCCGCTGAAAAGCTGGCAGCTGCTCAGGCTCAGGGCGAAAAGCTCGCAGGCCAGACGGTTCAGATCAGCCAGAAGGCCGGCGTCGACGGCCGTCTGTTCGGCTCGGTCACGAACGCGGACATCGCTGAAGCACTGGGCAAGCAAGGCTTCGCAGTGGAAAAGGCGCAAGTGCGTCTGCCGGAAGGCCCGCTGAAGATGGTTGGCGAACACGCTGTCCAGGTTTCGCTGCACACCGACGTTCTCGTCGATGTGACGGTGGCCGTGATCGGCGAGCACGTTTAA
- a CDS encoding RNA polymerase sigma factor — translation MVQTESDAARTRAEPDADAARSRRFQQLALPHLDAAYNLARWLCGNPNDADDVVQEAFMRAFRFFDTFRGESARPWLLAIVRRTWYTEWRRRAPSHDMLEFDETMDEATFDGWSAGGDDPQTLLIRDEDARQVHEALAQLPVEYREVLILRELEEMGYREIAVVADVPIGTVMSRLARGRRKLAQVLMAERGAGTSAGAGRGEGAGAGARKTVSRGAAAQAGVEPPVGHEGSGGSAGAEGAADGRPDQGGRSGRAMQSSSSAPLAGRPAPAVLFVQSAPSLPLGPPTASMVSVSSASSTQSARPGRSKSEGCSARAAPGAPATATITQLRAFADGRPLNIPGAAADPAKETPDGL, via the coding sequence GTGGTCCAGACCGAATCAGACGCCGCCCGCACGCGGGCCGAACCCGATGCCGATGCCGCGAGAAGCCGCCGCTTCCAGCAGCTGGCGCTGCCGCATCTGGACGCCGCGTACAACCTCGCGCGCTGGCTGTGCGGCAATCCGAACGACGCCGATGACGTCGTGCAGGAGGCGTTCATGCGCGCGTTCCGCTTCTTCGATACGTTTCGCGGCGAGTCCGCGCGGCCGTGGCTACTTGCGATCGTGCGCCGTACCTGGTACACCGAATGGCGGCGGCGTGCGCCGTCGCATGACATGCTCGAATTCGACGAAACGATGGACGAGGCGACCTTCGACGGCTGGAGCGCGGGCGGTGACGATCCGCAGACGCTGCTGATCCGCGACGAGGATGCGCGGCAGGTGCATGAGGCGCTGGCGCAACTGCCGGTCGAGTATCGCGAGGTGCTGATCCTGCGCGAGCTCGAAGAGATGGGATATCGGGAGATCGCGGTGGTTGCCGATGTGCCGATCGGGACGGTGATGTCGCGGCTCGCGCGCGGCCGGCGCAAGCTGGCGCAGGTGCTGATGGCGGAGCGGGGCGCGGGCACGTCGGCGGGTGCCGGGCGTGGGGAGGGGGCTGGCGCTGGCGCGCGTAAGACGGTTTCCCGTGGTGCGGCGGCGCAGGCGGGTGTGGAGCCGCCGGTCGGGCATGAAGGCTCGGGCGGCTCAGCCGGTGCGGAAGGAGCGGCTGATGGGCGGCCGGATCAGGGCGGTCGGTCCGGGCGGGCCATGCAATCCTCGTCCTCAGCGCCGTTAGCCGGACGACCCGCGCCGGCGGTGCTGTTCGTGCAGTCGGCGCCGTCCTTGCCGTTGGGGCCGCCTACGGCATCGATGGTGTCTGTGTCATCTGCGTCATCGACACAATCCGCGCGGCCTGGACGAAGCAAAAGCGAAGGCTGCTCCGCACGAGCCGCGCCCGGCGCGCCCGCCACCGCAACGATCACACAGCTCCGGGCGTTTGCGGACGGCCGGCCTCTCAACATTCCCGGCGCTGCCGCCGACCCAGCCAAGGAGACGCCGGATGGACTGTAA
- a CDS encoding substrate binding domain-containing protein yields the protein MDRFKQIETFVRVAEAGSLAAAALEEGVSPVILGRRIDALEKRLGVKLMYRTTRRLVVSEDGAAFLERCRGLLAEWDQAENELSAGRRAVTGHLIVSAPAAFGRKHVAPLAPAFLAGKPELQMSFNLTDRVVDLVREGYDLSIRIGGAVDPNFVAVKLASNRRVVCGTPEYFRRHGKPKTLEDLPAHNCLAFNLQGGQNRGWYFRRNGKLATVRVGGTLDCNDGELLHRWVSEGLGLGWRSTWEIQQQLARGELETVLDEYALPDYDILAVYPQQRYVPAKVRYFIDYLKEVYASADYWNRPSY from the coding sequence ATGGATCGCTTCAAACAGATCGAAACCTTCGTGCGGGTCGCCGAAGCCGGCAGTCTCGCGGCGGCGGCGCTCGAAGAGGGGGTGTCGCCGGTGATTCTCGGCCGGCGTATCGATGCGCTCGAAAAGCGCCTCGGCGTCAAGCTGATGTATCGCACGACGCGGCGGCTCGTGGTCAGCGAGGACGGCGCCGCGTTTCTCGAACGCTGCCGGGGGCTGCTCGCCGAATGGGATCAGGCGGAAAACGAACTGAGCGCGGGACGGCGCGCGGTCACCGGCCATCTGATCGTGTCGGCGCCGGCCGCATTCGGACGCAAGCATGTCGCGCCGCTGGCGCCCGCGTTCCTCGCCGGCAAACCCGAATTGCAGATGTCGTTCAACCTGACCGACCGGGTCGTCGATCTGGTGCGCGAGGGCTACGACCTGTCGATTCGGATCGGCGGCGCGGTCGATCCGAATTTCGTCGCGGTGAAGCTCGCGTCGAACCGGCGTGTCGTGTGCGGCACGCCCGAGTATTTTCGCCGCCACGGCAAGCCGAAGACGCTCGAAGACCTGCCGGCCCATAATTGTCTCGCGTTCAATCTGCAGGGCGGCCAGAACCGCGGCTGGTATTTCCGCCGCAACGGCAAGCTCGCCACGGTGCGGGTGGGCGGCACGCTAGACTGCAACGACGGCGAGCTGCTGCATCGTTGGGTTTCCGAAGGACTTGGGCTCGGCTGGCGCTCGACATGGGAAATCCAGCAGCAGCTCGCGCGCGGCGAGCTCGAAACGGTGCTCGACGAGTACGCGCTGCCTGATTACGACATCCTCGCGGTCTATCCGCAGCAGCGCTATGTGCCGGCCAAGGTGCGCTATTTCATCGACTATCTGAAAGAGGTGTACGCGAGCGCCGATTACTGGAACCGGCCGTCGTACTAG
- a CDS encoding replicative DNA helicase produces MNAPSKDPQLESLKVPPHSIEAEQSVLGGLLLDNAAWDRIADFLAQSDFYRYDHRIIFEHIGKLIAATRPADVVTVYEALGTSGKAEEVGGLAYLNALAQNTPSAANIRRYAEIVRDRAVLRRLVSVADEISADAFNPQGKEVRQLLDEAESKVFSIAEDGARGTQGFLEIGPLLTEVVERIDTLYHTANPSDVTGTPTGFVDLDRMTSGMHGGELIIVAGRPSMGKTAFSMNIGEYVAVEYGLPVAVFSMEMPGTQLTMRMLGSVGRLDQHRMRTGRLTDEDWPKLTHAVQKMSEAQIFIDETGGLNPMELRSRARRLSRQCGKLGLIIIDYLQLMSGSSSGENRATEISEISRSLKSLAKELDVPVIALSQLNRGLEQRPNKRPIMSDLRESGAIEQDADVILFIYRDEVYNPDSPDKGTAEIIIGKQRNGPIGPVRLTFHGQYTKFDNFAGAQNFYGGE; encoded by the coding sequence ATGAACGCACCGTCCAAAGATCCGCAACTCGAGTCGCTGAAAGTCCCGCCGCATTCGATAGAGGCCGAGCAATCGGTGCTGGGCGGCCTGCTGCTCGATAACGCCGCGTGGGACCGTATCGCCGATTTCCTCGCGCAAAGTGACTTCTACCGCTATGACCACCGCATCATCTTCGAACACATCGGTAAGCTGATCGCGGCCACGCGTCCGGCCGACGTGGTCACGGTGTACGAAGCGCTCGGCACCTCGGGCAAGGCGGAAGAGGTCGGCGGTCTCGCGTACCTGAACGCGCTCGCGCAGAACACGCCGAGCGCGGCCAATATCCGCCGCTACGCGGAAATCGTGCGCGACCGCGCGGTACTGCGCCGGCTGGTTTCCGTCGCCGACGAAATCTCCGCCGATGCATTCAACCCGCAAGGCAAGGAAGTCCGGCAACTGCTCGACGAAGCCGAATCGAAAGTGTTTTCGATCGCGGAAGACGGCGCGCGCGGCACTCAAGGCTTCCTCGAAATCGGACCGCTGCTCACGGAAGTGGTCGAGCGGATCGACACGCTCTACCACACCGCCAATCCGAGCGACGTGACGGGTACGCCGACCGGTTTCGTCGATCTGGATCGCATGACTTCGGGCATGCATGGGGGCGAGCTGATCATCGTCGCGGGGCGTCCGTCGATGGGTAAGACGGCGTTTTCGATGAACATCGGCGAATATGTCGCGGTGGAATACGGGCTGCCGGTCGCGGTGTTCTCGATGGAAATGCCAGGTACGCAACTGACGATGCGTATGCTCGGCTCGGTCGGCCGGCTCGATCAGCACCGGATGCGCACCGGGCGCCTGACCGACGAAGATTGGCCGAAGCTCACGCACGCGGTGCAGAAAATGAGCGAGGCGCAGATCTTCATCGACGAAACCGGCGGTCTGAATCCGATGGAACTGCGCTCGCGCGCGCGTCGGCTGTCGCGTCAGTGCGGCAAGCTCGGTCTCATCATCATCGATTACCTGCAGCTGATGAGCGGTTCGTCGTCGGGCGAAAATCGCGCGACCGAAATCTCGGAAATCTCGCGTTCGCTAAAGAGTCTCGCCAAGGAACTCGACGTGCCGGTGATCGCGCTGTCGCAGCTCAACCGCGGTCTCGAACAGCGTCCGAACAAGCGGCCGATCATGTCGGACCTGCGCGAATCGGGTGCAATCGAACAGGACGCCGACGTGATTCTGTTCATCTATCGCGATGAAGTCTATAACCCGGACAGCCCGGACAAGGGCACCGCGGAAATCATCATCGGTAAACAGCGGAATGGTCCGATCGGCCCCGTTCGTCTCACATTCCACGGTCAATACACGAAGTTCGACAATTTTGCCGGCGCGCAGAATTTCTACGGCGGCGAGTGA
- the hyi gene encoding hydroxypyruvate isomerase translates to MPKFAANLTMLFNEVPFLERFAAAASAGFHAVEFLFPYPYAIADLNEQLQRNRLKLVLHNLPAGNWEAGERGIACLPDRVAEFQEGVGRAIEYASALKVPQLNCLVGIPGANVDADTARATIVGNLRFAAGELKKAGIKLLVEPCNSYDIPGFALNRSRDGLDVIRAVGSDNLFLQYDIYHMQRMEGELAATIEKNLANIAHIQLADNPGRHEPGTGEINYPYLFSLLDSLGYDGYVGCEYKPRTTTEAGLSWVQSVAGQRRGAAHAAA, encoded by the coding sequence ATGCCGAAATTCGCAGCGAACCTGACGATGCTGTTCAACGAAGTGCCGTTCCTCGAACGTTTCGCGGCCGCGGCCAGCGCGGGCTTTCATGCCGTCGAATTCCTGTTTCCGTATCCGTACGCGATCGCCGATCTGAACGAGCAGCTGCAGCGCAACCGGCTGAAGCTGGTGCTGCACAACCTGCCCGCCGGCAACTGGGAAGCGGGCGAGCGCGGCATCGCGTGTCTGCCGGATCGCGTCGCCGAGTTTCAGGAAGGCGTCGGCCGCGCGATCGAATACGCGAGCGCCTTGAAGGTGCCGCAACTGAACTGCCTGGTCGGCATTCCAGGCGCGAATGTCGATGCCGACACCGCGCGCGCGACGATCGTCGGCAACCTGCGCTTTGCCGCTGGCGAACTGAAAAAGGCCGGCATCAAGCTGCTGGTCGAGCCGTGCAACTCGTACGACATTCCGGGCTTCGCGCTGAACCGTTCTCGCGACGGGCTCGACGTGATTCGCGCGGTCGGCTCGGACAATCTGTTCCTGCAATACGACATCTATCACATGCAACGGATGGAAGGCGAACTCGCGGCGACGATCGAAAAGAACCTCGCGAACATCGCGCACATCCAGCTTGCCGACAACCCCGGCCGACATGAACCGGGCACCGGCGAGATCAACTATCCGTATCTGTTTTCGCTGCTCGATTCGCTCGGCTACGACGGCTACGTCGGCTGCGAATACAAGCCGCGCACGACCACCGAGGCCGGACTTAGCTGGGTGCAAAGCGTGGCGGGACAGCGGCGTGGCGCCGCGCACGCGGCGGCCTGA
- a CDS encoding anti-sigma factor family protein yields the protein MDCNEARPLLDANADRELPAPDARRVQQHIESCDDCRRASDNLRALSGALRAAPYHRASESLRARIIAALPAAPDEAPAIRAAAAERDASAEAGEVAGAQGADVEARAPRRQPRKASWSAWLGNWLRGFFGGSSNSGGASGSGGLGGTGGPQGDFAGWRDVGAPVAGGAGRMAARGGLAVLVIALGAVAVVVTLNLRGPAQFTQFTDELVESHVRAQVSGRDIDVISTDRHTVKPWFNGRLDYSPPVEDLAASGFALEGGRLDYLAHQRVAVLVYRYGKHVIDVYVFPQATSGGPARGMDGAVPAALAHDGYSIAHWEAEGMTWWAITDAAPDALSGLETALKARLRSGSQRTEAG from the coding sequence ATGGACTGTAACGAAGCTCGGCCGCTCCTCGATGCGAATGCCGATCGCGAATTGCCGGCGCCGGATGCGCGCCGGGTGCAGCAGCATATCGAGAGCTGCGACGATTGCCGGCGTGCCAGCGATAACCTGCGCGCGCTCAGTGGGGCGCTGCGCGCGGCGCCGTATCATCGGGCGTCGGAATCGCTGCGGGCACGCATCATCGCCGCGTTGCCGGCGGCGCCCGACGAAGCGCCGGCGATACGTGCCGCGGCGGCTGAGCGTGATGCGTCGGCCGAGGCGGGCGAGGTCGCCGGGGCACAAGGGGCGGATGTCGAGGCGCGGGCTCCGCGGCGGCAGCCGAGAAAGGCGTCGTGGTCCGCCTGGCTTGGCAATTGGTTGCGTGGTTTCTTCGGCGGTTCGAGCAACTCGGGGGGGGCGAGTGGTTCAGGCGGTTTGGGTGGTACAGGCGGTCCGCAAGGCGACTTCGCCGGTTGGCGGGATGTCGGCGCCCCGGTCGCCGGCGGCGCCGGTCGCATGGCCGCGCGTGGCGGGCTTGCGGTGCTGGTCATCGCGTTGGGCGCGGTGGCGGTGGTGGTCACGCTGAATCTACGTGGCCCGGCCCAATTCACGCAGTTCACCGACGAACTCGTGGAAAGCCATGTGCGCGCGCAGGTATCGGGACGCGACATCGACGTGATTTCGACCGACCGGCATACGGTCAAGCCGTGGTTCAACGGCCGGCTCGATTATTCGCCGCCGGTCGAGGATCTCGCCGCGAGCGGTTTCGCGCTCGAGGGCGGCCGGCTCGACTACCTCGCGCATCAGCGGGTCGCGGTGCTCGTGTACCGCTATGGCAAGCACGTGATCGATGTGTACGTGTTTCCACAGGCGACATCGGGCGGCCCAGCGCGGGGCATGGATGGCGCGGTACCCGCCGCGCTCGCGCACGATGGCTATTCGATCGCGCACTGGGAGGCGGAAGGCATGACGTGGTGGGCGATCACGGATGCGGCCCCCGACGCACTGAGCGGCCTCGAAACGGCGCTGAAGGCGCGCCTGCGGAGCGGCAGCCAGCGTACGGAGGCCGGCTAA
- the gcl gene encoding glyoxylate carboligase, which translates to MAKMRAVDAAVLVLEKEGIDTAFGVPGAAINPFYSAMRKAGGISHVLARHVEGASHMAEGYTRAQPGNIGVCIGTSGPAGTDMITGLYSAQADSIPILAITGQAPRARLYKEDFQAVDIESIAKPVTKWAVTVREPALVPRVFQQAFHLMRSGRPGPVLVDLPIDVQLAEIEFDIDTYEPLPVYKPKATRKQIEAALTLLNDAEKPLIVSGGGVLNAVAEDLLVKFAETVGVPVIPTLMSWGAIADDHPLMAGMVGLQTSHRYGNATMLASDFVLGIGNRWANRHTGSVDVYTKGRKFVHVDIEPTQIGRVFGPDLGIVSDAKAALELFVEVAAEWKAAGKLKNRSAWVADCQQRKQTMLRKTHFDNVPMKPQRVYEEMNQVFGRDTCYVSTIGLSQIAAAQFLHVYKARNWINCGQAGPLGWTIPAALGVRAADPQRPIVALSGDYDFQFMIEELAAGAQFKLPYVHVVVNNSYLGLIRQAQRAFEMDYCVQLGFDNINSPEMEGYGVDHVAVAEGLGCKAIRVFKPEELKPALQKAQSMLSEFNVPVIVEVILERVTNISMGTEIDAINEFEELAAKREDAPTAISLLD; encoded by the coding sequence ATGGCCAAGATGAGAGCCGTCGACGCAGCCGTTCTGGTGCTCGAAAAAGAAGGTATCGATACCGCGTTCGGCGTGCCCGGTGCCGCGATCAATCCGTTCTACTCGGCAATGCGCAAAGCGGGTGGCATCAGCCACGTGCTCGCGCGGCACGTCGAGGGCGCGTCGCACATGGCCGAGGGCTATACGCGCGCCCAGCCGGGCAACATCGGCGTGTGCATCGGCACGTCGGGCCCCGCCGGCACCGACATGATCACCGGTTTGTACTCTGCTCAGGCCGACTCGATTCCTATTCTGGCTATCACGGGGCAAGCACCCCGGGCGCGTCTTTACAAGGAAGACTTCCAGGCCGTCGATATCGAATCGATCGCCAAGCCGGTCACCAAGTGGGCGGTGACGGTGCGCGAGCCGGCACTGGTGCCGCGTGTGTTCCAGCAGGCATTCCACCTGATGCGCTCGGGCCGTCCCGGCCCGGTGCTGGTCGATCTGCCGATCGACGTGCAACTCGCCGAAATCGAATTCGACATCGACACGTACGAGCCGCTGCCGGTCTATAAGCCGAAGGCAACCCGCAAGCAGATCGAAGCGGCGCTGACGCTGCTCAACGATGCCGAGAAGCCGTTGATCGTCTCAGGTGGCGGCGTGCTGAACGCCGTGGCTGAAGACCTGCTCGTGAAGTTCGCCGAAACCGTCGGCGTGCCGGTGATCCCGACCTTGATGTCGTGGGGCGCGATTGCCGACGACCATCCGCTGATGGCCGGCATGGTCGGCCTGCAGACCTCGCACCGCTATGGCAATGCAACGATGCTCGCCTCCGACTTCGTGCTTGGCATCGGCAACCGCTGGGCGAACCGCCACACCGGCAGCGTCGACGTCTATACGAAGGGCCGCAAGTTCGTTCACGTCGATATCGAACCGACGCAGATTGGCCGCGTGTTCGGCCCCGATCTCGGCATCGTGTCCGACGCGAAGGCCGCGCTCGAACTGTTCGTCGAAGTGGCCGCCGAATGGAAAGCCGCGGGCAAGCTGAAGAATCGCAGCGCATGGGTCGCCGACTGCCAGCAGCGCAAGCAGACAATGCTGCGTAAGACGCACTTCGACAACGTGCCGATGAAGCCGCAGCGCGTCTATGAAGAGATGAACCAGGTGTTCGGCCGCGATACCTGCTACGTGAGCACGATCGGTCTGTCGCAGATCGCCGCCGCGCAATTCCTGCATGTGTACAAGGCGCGCAACTGGATCAACTGCGGCCAGGCCGGCCCGCTCGGCTGGACGATTCCGGCGGCGCTCGGCGTGCGCGCGGCCGATCCGCAACGGCCGATCGTCGCGCTGTCGGGCGACTACGACTTCCAGTTCATGATCGAAGAGCTGGCGGCCGGCGCGCAATTCAAGCTGCCGTACGTGCACGTGGTGGTGAACAACTCGTATCTCGGGCTGATCCGCCAGGCGCAGCGCGCGTTCGAGATGGACTACTGCGTGCAGCTCGGTTTCGACAACATCAACTCGCCGGAGATGGAAGGCTATGGCGTCGACCACGTCGCGGTGGCCGAAGGTCTCGGCTGCAAGGCGATTCGCGTCTTCAAGCCGGAAGAGCTGAAGCCGGCGTTGCAGAAAGCACAGTCGATGCTCAGCGAGTTCAACGTGCCGGTGATCGTCGAAGTGATTCTGGAGCGCGTGACCAACATCTCGATGGGCACCGAGATCGACGCGATCAACGAATTCGAGGAACTGGCCGCAAAGCGCGAGGACGCGCCGACCGCGATCAGCCTGCTCGACTGA
- the rpsF gene encoding 30S ribosomal protein S6, giving the protein MRHYEIVFIVHPDQSEQVPAMIERYKGTITSHGGQIHRVEDWGRRQLAYMIEKLAKAHYVCMNIECDQTTLDELEHAFKFNDAVLRHLIVKLKKAETGPSPMMKEVQREEAKKSAAAQPTEAQA; this is encoded by the coding sequence ATGCGTCATTACGAAATCGTCTTTATCGTGCATCCCGATCAAAGCGAGCAAGTGCCCGCCATGATCGAGCGTTACAAGGGCACGATCACGTCGCACGGTGGTCAGATCCACCGCGTCGAAGACTGGGGCCGTCGCCAGCTGGCCTACATGATCGAGAAACTCGCGAAGGCTCACTACGTCTGCATGAACATCGAATGCGATCAGACCACGCTCGACGAGCTGGAACACGCATTCAAGTTCAACGACGCCGTTCTGCGTCACCTCATCGTCAAGCTGAAGAAGGCCGAAACCGGCCCGTCGCCGATGATGAAGGAAGTGCAGCGCGAAGAAGCCAAGAAGTCGGCAGCCGCTCAGCCGACCGAAGCGCAGGCTTAA